Proteins encoded within one genomic window of Conchiformibius steedae:
- a CDS encoding cation diffusion facilitator family transporter — translation MACQNCCGSNQPIHQSPKYKKALWIVLILNLSMFFVEIVMGVKSGSTSLLSDSLDFLGDSANYLISLIVLPMALSYRAKASMVKGLTMGGFGLFILMTTIYRVFYGEMPSYSEMSIVGFLALLINVSALLILLKFRDGDSNVRSVWVCSRNDAIGNVAVILAGMAVYFFQSKYPDLIVAFVLAFLALQASQEIIKRAWAELKVS, via the coding sequence ATGGCGTGCCAAAATTGTTGTGGTTCAAATCAGCCCATTCATCAATCGCCCAAGTACAAAAAAGCCTTGTGGATTGTCTTGATATTAAATTTATCAATGTTTTTTGTGGAAATTGTGATGGGGGTTAAATCAGGTTCAACTTCGCTGTTGTCGGACAGTTTGGATTTCTTGGGCGACAGTGCCAATTATTTGATAAGTTTGATTGTTTTGCCAATGGCGTTAAGTTACCGAGCCAAAGCATCTATGGTTAAGGGGCTAACGATGGGCGGTTTTGGTTTATTTATTTTAATGACAACCATTTATCGTGTGTTTTATGGGGAAATGCCCAGTTATTCTGAAATGAGCATTGTGGGATTTTTGGCGTTATTGATCAATGTGTCGGCATTGTTGATATTATTAAAATTTCGTGATGGCGACAGCAATGTCCGCAGTGTGTGGGTGTGTTCCCGAAACGATGCGATTGGTAATGTGGCGGTAATTTTGGCGGGTATGGCAGTTTATTTTTTTCAATCAAAATATCCTGATTTAATTGTGGCGTTTGTTTTGGCATTTTTGGCATTACAAGCCAGTCAAGAAATCATCAAAAGGGCTTGGGCGGAATTAAAAGTCAGTTAA
- a CDS encoding zinc-dependent alcohol dehydrogenase family protein has product MSKQIQFTKTGSPDVLQIVDVEILALKANEVQIQIHAIGLNRAEMMYREGAYVIEPVFPATLGYEGAGVVVAVGEGVSEVAIGDKVSIIPSFMFTEYGTYGEIVNMPKHAVVKHPDNLSMEQAAASWMQFVTAYGGLIEFGKVQKGDFVVLGGATSSVGLASIQIARMQGATMIALSRTHAKGDVLLEKGADFVVATTEDDVTAKLLEITNGKGVNLVFDPVGGQEAAKIINSMAQDGRYIIYGALSHDDIAVPVFPILGKHLTVRGYELFEITTVPEKLAQAKKFVFDGLASGQLKPEIDKVFAFDEMAEAHRYMESNTQIGKILVKV; this is encoded by the coding sequence ATGAGCAAACAAATCCAATTTACAAAAACAGGTTCGCCTGATGTCCTGCAAATCGTAGATGTAGAAATCCTCGCCCTAAAAGCAAATGAAGTACAAATCCAAATCCACGCCATTGGCTTAAACCGTGCCGAGATGATGTACCGTGAAGGGGCGTATGTGATTGAGCCTGTGTTTCCTGCGACTTTGGGCTATGAAGGGGCAGGCGTGGTCGTGGCGGTGGGCGAGGGCGTGAGCGAAGTTGCCATTGGCGATAAGGTGAGCATTATTCCGTCTTTTATGTTTACCGAATACGGCACTTACGGCGAGATTGTCAATATGCCCAAACACGCAGTCGTCAAACACCCTGACAATTTGTCAATGGAGCAGGCGGCGGCAAGCTGGATGCAGTTTGTTACCGCTTATGGCGGGCTGATTGAGTTTGGCAAAGTGCAAAAAGGAGATTTTGTGGTGCTGGGCGGTGCGACCAGTTCAGTCGGCTTGGCAAGCATTCAAATCGCCAGAATGCAAGGGGCAACCATGATTGCCTTGTCTCGCACGCATGCCAAAGGCGATGTGCTTTTGGAGAAAGGGGCGGATTTTGTGGTGGCGACAACCGAAGACGATGTAACCGCCAAACTCCTTGAAATCACAAACGGCAAAGGCGTGAATTTGGTGTTTGACCCTGTGGGCGGACAAGAAGCCGCCAAAATCATCAACTCCATGGCACAAGACGGCCGCTACATCATTTATGGGGCGTTAAGCCACGATGACATCGCCGTGCCTGTGTTCCCAATTTTAGGCAAACACTTAACCGTGCGAGGCTATGAATTGTTTGAAATCACTACCGTACCAGAAAAACTCGCTCAAGCGAAAAAATTCGTGTTTGACGGCTTAGCAAGCGGTCAATTAAAACCAGAAATTGACAAAGTTTTTGCTTTTGATGAAATGGCGGAAGCTCACCGTTATATGGAAAGCAATACACAGATTGGGAAGATTTTGGTAAAGGTTTGA
- a CDS encoding lipocalin family protein → MKKLYFSIISVLLAACAATPQQDLPTVAQVDVQRYAGTWYEIARLPMPFQKQCAANVSAQYSLNPDNTITVLNRCQRADGTWSQAEGLARPQNTTNSRLSVTFLLKALRWLPFGQSPYWVMALDDHYQYAMVGQPDRKYLWLLSRTPQMDEATYQKHLAQAQAQGYDVSNIIRTTHSQQEKP, encoded by the coding sequence ATGAAAAAATTATATTTTTCTATAATTTCCGTATTATTGGCTGCTTGTGCTGCCACACCGCAGCAGGATTTGCCTACTGTGGCACAAGTAGATGTACAACGCTACGCAGGCACATGGTATGAAATTGCCCGTTTGCCTATGCCGTTTCAAAAACAATGCGCCGCCAATGTCAGCGCACAATACAGCCTGAATCCCGACAACACCATTACCGTACTCAACCGCTGCCAACGTGCCGACGGTACTTGGTCACAAGCCGAAGGCTTGGCGCGTCCGCAAAACACCACCAACAGCCGTTTAAGTGTGACCTTCTTGCTAAAAGCCTTGCGTTGGCTACCATTTGGACAGTCGCCGTATTGGGTAATGGCATTGGACGACCATTATCAATATGCCATGGTGGGTCAGCCAGACCGTAAATACCTATGGTTATTATCGCGCACCCCGCAAATGGACGAAGCCACCTATCAAAAACACTTGGCACAAGCCCAAGCGCAAGGTTATGATGTGTCTAACATTATCCGAACCACCCACTCCCAACAGGAAAAACCATGA
- a CDS encoding nitroreductase family protein: MPKIGDNVFSAMDVGMIVQTFMLSLTARGFGSVPQLLLAMYPDVVREEFGVSDDYQLMVGVSFGKPDSQSPANDIRQPRAPQGETVFFHD, encoded by the coding sequence ATGCCAAAAATTGGCGACAACGTTTTTTCGGCAATGGACGTGGGTATGATTGTACAAACCTTTATGTTGTCTTTGACTGCTCGTGGCTTTGGTAGTGTGCCACAATTACTCTTGGCGATGTATCCTGATGTGGTACGAGAAGAATTTGGCGTATCTGATGATTATCAGTTGATGGTGGGCGTGTCTTTTGGTAAACCTGATAGCCAATCGCCAGCCAATGACATTCGTCAGCCCAGAGCCCCACAAGGCGAAACCGTGTTTTTCCACGATTAA
- the trhA gene encoding PAQR family membrane homeostasis protein TrhA, with protein MDWGRILNLAGTLLAVSGLGLMLWHTVPQNDAYRITGAAVYGACLVLLYLGSTVYHSVRPPRAKAVLQKIDHCAIYLLIAGSYTPFTLVTLRGVWGWSLLAVVWSLCVFGIVQELTLGRRTRKLSMILYVLMGWMVLVAAYPLVKNLPAWGLFWLALGGVLYSAGIYWFINDEKIRHGHGIWHLFVLGGSLSQFVSVYFYVL; from the coding sequence GTGGATTGGGGGAGAATACTCAATTTGGCGGGTACGCTGCTGGCAGTATCGGGTTTGGGGCTGATGTTGTGGCACACCGTTCCGCAGAATGATGCCTACCGCATTACGGGCGCGGCGGTGTATGGGGCATGTTTGGTGCTGCTGTATTTGGGTTCAACGGTTTACCACAGCGTGCGCCCGCCGCGTGCCAAAGCCGTTTTGCAGAAAATAGACCATTGCGCGATTTATCTTTTGATTGCGGGAAGTTATACGCCGTTTACTTTGGTAACTTTGCGCGGAGTGTGGGGTTGGTCGCTGCTGGCGGTGGTGTGGTCGTTGTGCGTGTTCGGTATTGTGCAAGAGCTGACGCTTGGGCGGCGCACGCGCAAGTTATCGATGATTTTGTATGTGCTGATGGGCTGGATGGTGTTGGTGGCGGCGTATCCTTTGGTGAAAAACCTGCCTGCGTGGGGACTGTTTTGGCTCGCATTGGGCGGCGTATTGTACAGCGCGGGCATTTATTGGTTTATCAATGATGAAAAAATCCGCCACGGACACGGTATTTGGCATTTGTTTGTACTCGGTGGTAGCCTGTCGCAGTTTGTCAGTGTATATTTTTATGTTTTATAA
- a CDS encoding Fic family protein produces the protein MCRSDLTPSMLFNVAEQQYLHRLSQRLPLSVLLSSARNQEEIGMDFVYHSARLSGSRYDWHDTLTLLKNGRTAAKPFADAVMLLNLWRSYQYLLSCFDAKHTSIQDFIINSHALITQDLPPHQQDKPVSHHSAYPAAELNRLMTEEQKLHNPFDRALYCYNYLADGNRFPYGSKRTARHTTAFVLMNAGLFPCVFWADGNQDDAESFGCDVENNNSSNSRNAFIHAYKQTVARYEPKPAPECRRAA, from the coding sequence ATGTGCCGTTCCGATTTAACTCCGTCAATGCTGTTTAATGTGGCAGAACAACAATACCTGCACCGATTAAGCCAGCGTCTGCCTTTATCCGTACTACTGTCTTCCGCACGCAATCAGGAAGAAATCGGTATGGATTTTGTTTACCACTCGGCACGACTGTCAGGCAGCCGCTACGACTGGCACGATACGCTTACCCTGTTGAAAAACGGGCGTACCGCCGCCAAACCGTTTGCCGATGCCGTTATGCTGTTAAACTTGTGGCGCAGCTATCAGTACCTGTTATCGTGCTTTGATGCTAAGCACACAAGCATTCAAGACTTTATTATCAACAGCCATGCTTTGATTACACAAGATTTGCCGCCGCATCAGCAGGACAAACCAGTTTCCCATCATTCAGCTTATCCGGCAGCAGAGTTAAACCGCTTAATGACCGAAGAACAAAAACTGCATAACCCGTTTGACAGAGCCTTGTATTGCTACAATTATCTGGCAGACGGCAACCGTTTCCCCTACGGCAGCAAACGCACTGCCCGTCATACCACAGCGTTTGTATTGATGAATGCGGGATTATTTCCCTGCGTATTTTGGGCAGACGGCAACCAAGATGATGCGGAAAGCTTTGGGTGCGATGTTGAAAACAACAATTCTTCAAACAGCAGAAATGCTTTTATCCATGCCTATAAACAAACCGTAGCACGTTATGAACCGAAACCTGCCCCCGAATGCAGACGGGCTGCCTGA
- a CDS encoding copper-transporting P-type ATPase, which produces MHPEIRQDRPGNCPLCGMALEPLMPELDDDNPELRDFSRRFWYTLPLTAAVLVLAMFGERLNLMNMAAQSWVELVLSLPIVLWAGLPFFSRGWQSLANRSPNMWTLIALGTGAAFVYSVVATAAPGIFPASFVSMGRVGVYFEAVAVIISLTLLGQMLELKARSQTSAAIKTLLGLAPKTARRIGPGGAEEDVPLSHIHIGDLLRVRPGEKVPVDGVVVEGASSVDESILTGEPLPVRKATGDKVIGATLNTGGALVIRSERIGSETVLSQIVQMVAQAQRSKAPMQRMADGVAGYFVLAVVAVAVATFFVWGVFGPQPSWVFGLINAVAVLIIACPCALGLATPMSVMVATGRGAGRGILFRDAAAIENLRRVDTLVIDKTGTLTEGRPAFDRAVAAAGFSAEEVLRLAACLDQGSEHPLADAIVQAARAQQLKLSKPEQFDSGSGIGVSGVVEGRALALGNTAFMQQNGLSVEPLIEQAESLRSEGASVIYLAADGHLAGLLAVSDPVKDSTPEALASLKAAGLRIIMATGDGLTTANAVGAKLGIDEVHGEVKPADKLALIERLQNEGRVVAMAGDGINDAPALAKADVGIAMGTGTDVAMSSAQITLVKGDLRGIATARKLSEATVRNMKENLLFSFLYNGLGVPVAAGVLYPFTGWLLSPMIAALAMSLSSASVVGNALRLRKSKL; this is translated from the coding sequence ATGCATCCGGAAATCCGGCAAGACCGCCCCGGCAACTGCCCTCTTTGCGGTATGGCATTGGAGCCGCTGATGCCTGAATTGGACGACGACAATCCGGAGCTGCGTGATTTTTCCCGACGCTTTTGGTACACGCTGCCCCTGACGGCGGCAGTGCTGGTGCTGGCGATGTTCGGCGAGCGTCTGAACCTGATGAATATGGCCGCACAAAGCTGGGTAGAGCTGGTGCTGTCGCTGCCGATCGTGCTGTGGGCGGGGCTGCCGTTTTTCTCACGGGGTTGGCAGTCGCTGGCAAACCGTAGTCCCAATATGTGGACGCTGATTGCACTGGGAACGGGTGCAGCCTTCGTTTACAGCGTTGTTGCCACCGCTGCACCCGGCATCTTTCCGGCATCGTTTGTATCGATGGGGCGGGTCGGCGTGTATTTTGAGGCGGTGGCCGTCATCATCTCGCTGACCTTGCTCGGCCAGATGCTCGAACTCAAAGCCCGGTCGCAGACTTCGGCGGCAATCAAGACCCTGCTCGGACTGGCGCCCAAAACCGCACGGCGTATCGGCCCGGGCGGTGCTGAAGAAGATGTGCCGCTCAGCCACATCCACATCGGCGACCTTCTGCGTGTGCGCCCCGGCGAAAAAGTGCCTGTCGATGGCGTGGTGGTTGAGGGCGCAAGCTCGGTAGATGAATCGATACTGACCGGCGAGCCGCTGCCGGTGCGCAAAGCCACCGGCGACAAAGTCATCGGCGCCACGCTCAACACCGGCGGTGCGCTCGTCATCCGCTCCGAGCGCATCGGTTCGGAAACCGTGCTTTCGCAGATTGTCCAGATGGTGGCCCAGGCGCAGCGCTCCAAAGCACCGATGCAGCGTATGGCCGACGGGGTGGCAGGCTATTTCGTACTGGCGGTTGTCGCCGTCGCCGTTGCCACTTTCTTTGTCTGGGGCGTGTTCGGCCCGCAACCGTCTTGGGTGTTCGGGTTGATCAACGCCGTTGCGGTCTTGATTATCGCCTGCCCCTGTGCACTGGGACTAGCCACGCCGATGTCGGTGATGGTCGCCACAGGACGCGGGGCAGGCAGGGGCATATTGTTCCGTGATGCCGCCGCTATCGAAAACTTGCGGCGAGTAGACACTTTGGTGATTGATAAAACCGGCACACTCACCGAAGGCCGACCCGCCTTTGACCGTGCCGTTGCGGCAGCAGGCTTTTCCGCCGAAGAAGTGCTGCGTTTGGCCGCCTGCTTGGATCAGGGCAGCGAACACCCGCTGGCCGACGCCATTGTGCAGGCCGCACGGGCACAACAGCTGAAGCTGAGCAAACCCGAACAGTTTGATTCAGGCAGCGGCATCGGCGTGAGCGGCGTGGTTGAAGGGCGTGCGCTGGCACTGGGCAACACGGCGTTTATGCAGCAGAACGGGCTTAGCGTCGAACCACTGATCGAGCAGGCCGAATCCCTGCGCAGTGAAGGTGCCAGCGTGATATATCTGGCTGCGGACGGACATCTTGCGGGACTGCTTGCCGTCTCCGATCCTGTAAAAGACAGCACCCCCGAAGCATTGGCCTCGCTCAAAGCAGCCGGCCTGCGCATCATTATGGCAACCGGCGACGGATTGACCACGGCAAACGCCGTGGGCGCAAAACTGGGCATCGACGAAGTGCACGGCGAAGTCAAGCCCGCCGACAAACTGGCACTGATCGAGCGGCTTCAGAACGAAGGGCGGGTGGTCGCAATGGCAGGCGACGGCATCAACGATGCCCCCGCACTGGCCAAAGCCGATGTCGGCATCGCAATGGGTACCGGCACCGATGTGGCAATGAGCAGTGCGCAAATCACGCTGGTCAAAGGCGATTTGCGGGGTATTGCCACCGCACGCAAATTGTCTGAGGCCACCGTGCGCAATATGAAGGAAAACCTGTTATTTTCCTTCTTATACAACGGTCTGGGGGTTCCCGTTGCCGCCGGCGTGCTGTACCCCTTTACCGGCTGGCTGCTCTCGCCGATGATTGCCGCACTGGCGATGAGCCTAAGCTCGGCATCCGTGGTCGGCAACGCACTGCGGCTGCGCAAAAGCAAGTTGTAG
- a CDS encoding IS1595 family transposase, with protein MRRSRLSQYKQNKLIELFIAGVIARTAAQLVGVNKNTAAYYFHRLRLLIFHNSLHLEMFDGEVEVDESYFGGQRKGKRGRGAASKVAVFGLLKRNGKVYTVAVPNTQTATLLPIIREQVKPDSIVYTDCYKSYDVLDVSEFSHFRINHSTHFAERQNHINGIENFWNQAKRHLRKFNCIPKEHFELYLKECEWRFNHSEIKVQFSILKQLVKQNLF; from the coding sequence ATGAGAAGAAGTCGTTTAAGTCAGTACAAGCAAAACAAACTGATTGAACTGTTTATTGCAGGTGTTATCGCACGCACAGCAGCGCAATTAGTCGGCGTTAATAAAAACACTGCTGCCTATTATTTTCATCGTTTACGCTTACTGATTTTCCATAACAGCCTGCATCTGGAAATGTTTGATGGCGAAGTAGAGGTTGATGAAAGCTATTTTGGCGGACAGCGCAAAGGCAAACGCGGTCGCGGGGCAGCCAGCAAAGTCGCTGTATTTGGGCTTCTGAAGCGCAACGGCAAGGTTTACACCGTTGCTGTGCCCAATACACAAACTGCCACTTTATTGCCGATAATACGTGAGCAGGTAAAGCCTGACAGTATTGTTTATACTGATTGTTACAAAAGCTATGATGTACTTGATGTGAGTGAGTTTAGCCACTTTCGCATCAATCACAGCACACATTTTGCTGAACGACAAAATCATATTAACGGAATTGAGAACTTTTGGAATCAGGCAAAACGCCACTTACGGAAGTTTAACTGCATTCCCAAAGAGCATTTTGAACTGTATTTGAAGGAATGTGAATGGCGTTTTAACCACAGTGAAATAAAAGTTCAATTTTCCATTTTAAAACAATTAGTAAAGCAGAATTTATTCTAG
- a CDS encoding CopM family metallochaperone, giving the protein MKMFKNRAVQLSALALILATLTACADGKNEVPTHSMVGDNNHTQTTHDSPNNQNGHAEMNHAHMNHSAMAMDTQNAPPHTQAYLAMMNKMGDEMSKAGNLADADTAFAKGMIPHHIGAVEMAKVQLEFGKDETMRKLAQVIIDGQQSEIDLMNAWLAGKDTATQNPQAPHAKAYAADKAHHEAMMAAINEPNPDVAFAKAMIPHHQGAVEMAKVQLQFGKDEKMKKLAQDIIKAQEPEIKLMQDWLKQ; this is encoded by the coding sequence ATGAAAATGTTTAAAAACCGTGCCGTACAATTATCTGCCCTTGCCCTTATTTTGGCGACTTTAACCGCTTGTGCCGACGGCAAAAACGAAGTGCCGACGCACTCGATGGTGGGCGACAATAACCACACCCAAACCACCCACGACAGCCCAAATAACCAAAACGGGCACGCAGAGATGAACCACGCCCATATGAACCACTCTGCTATGGCGATGGACACTCAAAATGCTCCGCCCCATACCCAAGCCTATCTTGCAATGATGAACAAGATGGGCGATGAGATGAGCAAAGCGGGCAATCTTGCCGATGCTGATACCGCTTTTGCCAAAGGTATGATTCCGCACCATATCGGAGCAGTTGAGATGGCAAAAGTACAGCTTGAATTTGGCAAAGACGAAACAATGAGAAAACTTGCCCAAGTGATTATTGATGGGCAACAAAGTGAAATCGACCTGATGAACGCTTGGCTGGCGGGTAAAGACACCGCAACCCAAAACCCGCAAGCCCCGCACGCCAAGGCCTATGCCGCAGACAAGGCGCACCACGAGGCGATGATGGCGGCAATCAATGAGCCAAACCCTGATGTTGCCTTTGCTAAAGCAATGATTCCGCATCATCAAGGGGCGGTCGAGATGGCAAAAGTGCAATTACAGTTCGGCAAAGACGAAAAAATGAAAAAGCTCGCTCAAGACATCATCAAAGCCCAAGAACCTGAAATCAAGCTGATGCAAGACTGGCTAAAACAGTAG
- the istA gene encoding IS21 family transposase: MKKISLKTIQAVLNALYVLNLSQRETAHRYGVSRDMVRKYYQLYQESGLPYPPKREEDWAAVFAQKPAATAPARLKIDFDEVHDTLQKCKNATIRQVYEEWVRQLGPDETIISYSQFAKRYSCYKKSLQISMRHHHTPGECVFVDYAGSTVPIINQKTGEITQAQIFVGVLGYSGYTFCEATASQSSQDWNASHIRMFEFFKGVPQFVVPDNLKAAVIKADKYFAQINQNYSKLCEHYGVEPFPARVRKPKDKAKAEAGVLLVQRWILFRLRKQQFFSLNELNRAIVPLLEQLNRKPFQKQQGSRYSRFMETEWQCLKPLPAQAYANPFWGQAYAGLDYHVLIDGTYYSVPFHLKSKQVEFCLKQDSVSLYHEQKLVAAHLKGVAGAVVTHPDHLAPTHRAVVAINADTVLQWAANYGAQTGKYFTAFFERYANRSLYYRFFKGFKKMVGVRPAAEVEYLCSLALEKQVFDSRKLKQLWLGVQKKLPTGRLSSLQHVQTAAPEVLNQHDNLRGADYYRRQSDDTDPKEAATNE; encoded by the coding sequence ATGAAGAAAATCTCATTAAAGACCATACAGGCAGTGCTGAACGCTTTGTATGTGCTGAATCTTTCTCAACGTGAAACGGCACACCGTTACGGTGTTTCCCGCGACATGGTGCGGAAATATTATCAACTGTATCAGGAAAGCGGCTTACCCTATCCGCCGAAACGCGAAGAAGATTGGGCGGCAGTATTTGCACAAAAGCCAGCGGCGACCGCACCGGCGCGGTTAAAAATTGATTTTGATGAAGTGCATGACACTCTGCAAAAATGCAAAAATGCCACCATCAGACAAGTATATGAAGAATGGGTACGGCAGCTCGGTCCGGACGAAACCATTATCAGTTATTCCCAATTCGCCAAACGCTACAGTTGCTATAAGAAATCTTTGCAAATCAGTATGCGCCACCATCATACGCCTGGCGAATGTGTGTTTGTGGATTATGCAGGCAGTACCGTTCCGATTATCAATCAAAAAACAGGCGAAATAACACAGGCACAAATCTTTGTCGGGGTATTGGGTTATTCCGGCTATACCTTTTGTGAAGCCACCGCTTCGCAAAGTAGTCAGGACTGGAACGCTTCGCATATCCGTATGTTTGAATTTTTTAAAGGTGTCCCGCAGTTTGTCGTACCGGACAATTTAAAGGCGGCGGTTATCAAAGCAGATAAATATTTTGCGCAAATCAATCAGAATTACAGCAAGTTGTGTGAACATTATGGTGTAGAGCCTTTTCCTGCCCGGGTACGCAAACCGAAAGATAAGGCTAAAGCCGAAGCCGGTGTGTTACTGGTACAGCGTTGGATTTTATTCAGGTTACGTAAGCAGCAATTTTTCAGCTTGAACGAATTGAACCGTGCGATTGTTCCGCTATTGGAACAGTTAAACCGAAAGCCGTTCCAAAAACAGCAGGGCAGCCGTTACAGTCGTTTTATGGAGACCGAGTGGCAATGTTTAAAACCGTTACCCGCACAAGCCTATGCCAATCCGTTTTGGGGACAGGCATACGCGGGTTTGGATTACCATGTATTGATTGACGGCACATATTACAGCGTGCCTTTTCATTTAAAATCCAAACAAGTGGAGTTTTGTCTGAAGCAGGATTCGGTCAGCTTATATCATGAACAGAAGTTGGTGGCGGCACATTTGAAAGGGGTTGCCGGTGCGGTTGTTACGCACCCTGACCATTTGGCTCCCACCCATCGGGCTGTTGTGGCAATCAATGCGGATACCGTACTGCAATGGGCAGCCAATTACGGGGCACAGACGGGGAAATATTTTACAGCCTTCTTTGAACGTTACGCCAACCGCAGTTTGTACTACCGTTTTTTTAAGGGGTTTAAGAAAATGGTCGGCGTGCGTCCTGCTGCGGAAGTGGAATATTTGTGCAGCCTGGCATTGGAAAAACAGGTATTTGATTCCCGTAAACTGAAGCAGCTATGGCTGGGTGTGCAGAAAAAGTTGCCGACAGGACGCTTGAGTTCTTTGCAGCACGTCCAAACTGCCGCACCAGAAGTATTGAACCAGCACGATAATTTACGCGGTGCAGACTATTACCGCCGACAAAGTGATGATACAGACCCAAAGGAAGCAGCAACAAATGAATGA
- a CDS encoding Cd(II)/Pb(II)-responsive transcriptional regulator, producing the protein MSKFFKIKQASEQTGVHLETIRYYEKQGLIAPTHQQNGYRVFDENQLEQLRFIKTCRNIGLSLSNIKTLLQLQQTPNKQCNEINALAEQHLAYLDEQITELQQVKTFLMQFVGCENKTVDKCQIIQGIKEKE; encoded by the coding sequence ATGTCAAAATTTTTTAAAATAAAACAAGCCAGTGAACAAACAGGCGTACATTTGGAAACCATTCGTTATTATGAAAAACAAGGCTTAATCGCCCCTACACATCAACAAAACGGCTATCGTGTGTTTGATGAAAATCAGTTAGAACAATTACGCTTTATTAAAACTTGCCGTAATATCGGTCTTTCTTTAAGTAACATCAAAACGCTGTTGCAATTACAACAAACGCCTAACAAACAATGCAATGAAATCAATGCACTTGCCGAGCAACATTTGGCATATTTGGACGAACAAATCACAGAACTACAACAAGTTAAAACTTTTCTAATGCAATTTGTGGGTTGTGAAAATAAAACGGTTGATAAGTGTCAGATTATTCAAGGTATTAAAGAAAAAGAATAG
- the arsB gene encoding ACR3 family arsenite efflux transporter, with product MALVGWLFFRVFFAGWVDAQSAQEYIAGMILLGVAPCTAMVFVWSQLVKGDPNYTLVQVSVNDLIMIVAYAPIAGVLLGVSDIEIPWNTLILSTVLYVLLPLLAGWLTRSYLQKSGKSVAQFSGSLKPFSVMGLILTVVLLFAFQAQTIIANPLIILMIAIPLLAQTYGIFALAHVLAKWLKLPHEISAPACLIGTSNFFELAVAVAISLFGLHSGAALATVVGVLVEVPVMLSLVWWINRKSLGNKGV from the coding sequence ATGGCACTTGTGGGCTGGTTGTTTTTTCGGGTGTTTTTTGCAGGTTGGGTGGACGCACAGTCGGCACAAGAATACATTGCCGGCATGATTTTGCTGGGTGTGGCACCGTGTACGGCAATGGTGTTTGTGTGGTCGCAACTGGTCAAAGGCGACCCCAATTACACTTTGGTGCAGGTTTCGGTCAATGATTTGATTATGATTGTGGCGTATGCTCCGATTGCAGGCGTATTGCTCGGCGTAAGCGACATAGAAATTCCGTGGAATACCTTGATTTTAAGCACGGTTTTGTATGTGCTGTTGCCCTTGCTGGCAGGCTGGCTTACCCGCTCTTATTTACAAAAATCGGGTAAATCGGTGGCACAATTTTCAGGCAGCCTAAAACCCTTTTCCGTGATGGGCTTGATTTTGACGGTGGTGTTGCTATTCGCCTTTCAAGCCCAAACCATTATTGCCAACCCTTTGATTATTCTGATGATTGCTATTCCCCTGCTGGCACAGACTTACGGCATTTTTGCCTTGGCTCACGTTTTGGCAAAATGGCTCAAATTACCACACGAAATTTCCGCCCCTGCGTGCTTGATTGGCACGAGTAATTTTTTTGAATTGGCGGTGGCGGTGGCAATTTCTTTGTTCGGTTTGCACTCGGGGGCGGCATTGGCAACGGTGGTCGGTGTGCTGGTGGAAGTGCCTGTGATGCTCTCGCTGGTGTGGTGGATAAACCGAAAATCGCTGGGGAATAAAGGGGTGTAG
- the cueR gene encoding Cu(I)-responsive transcriptional regulator: MNIGQASKSTQLSVKQIRDYEKAGLLINPSRSEAGYRIYNSNDIARLKFIAKARSVGFSLAQIGELLALKDNPHRTSAQVKTLIASHIDFLSNKIKELKSMQHTLQAWSDACGGDDNPDCPILKGLSDF; this comes from the coding sequence ATGAACATCGGACAAGCGTCTAAATCTACACAACTTTCCGTCAAACAAATCCGTGATTATGAAAAAGCAGGCTTATTAATTAACCCATCACGCAGTGAAGCAGGTTATCGGATTTATAACTCCAATGACATCGCTCGGCTAAAATTCATCGCCAAAGCCCGCAGCGTCGGTTTTTCGCTTGCACAGATTGGCGAGCTTTTGGCACTGAAAGACAATCCACACCGCACAAGTGCTCAGGTCAAAACGCTCATCGCCAGTCATATTGATTTTTTATCCAATAAAATCAAAGAATTAAAATCAATGCAACACACCTTGCAAGCGTGGAGCGATGCCTGCGGGGGCGATGACAATCCCGACTGCCCCATCTTAAAAGGCTTGAGCGATTTTTAA